From a single Phragmites australis chromosome 7, lpPhrAust1.1, whole genome shotgun sequence genomic region:
- the LOC133923592 gene encoding NAC domain-containing protein 7-like — MDAFTHVPPGFRFHPTDEELVDYYLRKKVALEKIDLDVIKDVDLYKIEPWDLQEKCKIGTEEQNDWYFFSHKDKKYPTGTRTNRATTAGFWKATGRDKPIYVKNRLVGMRKTLVFYKGRAPNGQKSDWIMHEYRLETNENGIPHEEGWVVCRVFRKRLANVQRMAGDSPYWFNDHAGFMAPELGSPRQAAVHHQQSAVVHHRHPSSYTCKVELEYHHFLPQEHFLQLPQVESPKLPDLIGPVATLQPCSLTQAEHAFSHYTAQELQAEPVYLRAGDASGTNWRALDKFVASQLSHGDTTLKESASYPNPVQVFQQAEEKEEEALDYVSTSASCGGENNLWK, encoded by the exons ATGGACGCTTTCACCCATGTTCCTCCCGGTTTTCGTTTCCACCCAACTGATGAGGAACTCGTTGATTACTACCTTAGGAAAAAGGTAGCACTAGAGAAGATAGACTTGGATGTCATAAAAGATGTTGATTTGTACAAAATTGAGCCTTGGGATCTACAAG AAAAATGCAAGATTGGAACTGAAGAGCAGAACGACTGGTACTTCTTCAGCCACAAGGACAAGAAGTACCCGACCGGCACTCGCACCAACAGAGCGACGACGGCCGGTTTCTGGAAGGCCACTGGAAGGGACAAGCCGATCTATGTGAAGAACCGCCTCGTAGGGATGAGGAAGACCCTGGTTTTCTACAAGGGCCGGGCGCCCAATGGACAAAAGTCAGACTGGATCATGCACGAGTATCGCTTGGAGACCAACGAAAATGGAATTCCACAC GAGGAAGGATGGGTGGTCTGCAGGGTGTTCAGGAAGCGACTTGCAAATGTGCAAAGAATGGCCGGCGATTCACCTTACTGGTTCAACGACCACGCCGGGTTCATGGCGCCGGAGCTCGGCTCGCCGAGGCAGGCGGCCGTGCACCACCAGCAGAGCGCTGTGGTGCACCACAGGCACCCGAGCAGCTACACTTGCAAGGTGGAGCTAGAATACCATCACTTCCTTCCCCAGGAGCACTTCCTGCAGCTTCCTCAGGTGGAGAGCCCCAAGCTTCCTGACCTCATTGGCCCTGTAGCCACCCTGCAACCGTGCAGCCTTACACAGGCGGAGCATGCCTTCTCCCACTACACGGCGCAGGAGCTCCAGGCCGAGCCGGTCTATCTGAGGGCAGGGGATGCATCAGGCACAAATTGGAGGGCTCTCGACAAGTTCGTGGCGTCACAGCTCAGCCACGGCGATACCACCCTGAAGGAGTCAGCTAGTTACCCCAATCCGGTGCAGGTGTTTCAGCAGGctgaagagaaggaagaagaggccTTGGACTACGTGTCGACGTCAGCCTCATGCGGAGGGGAAAATAATTTGTGGAAATAA